In one window of Bizionia sp. M204 DNA:
- a CDS encoding membrane or secreted protein — translation MKLILITLILLGLGIAGIAIKLWTKKGGKFAGTCASQNPLLNKNGEPCGFCGKTPDQVNNCEEI, via the coding sequence ATGAAACTCATATTAATCACATTAATACTTTTAGGATTGGGAATTGCAGGAATAGCAATAAAACTTTGGACTAAAAAAGGTGGCAAGTTTGCAGGAACATGTGCAAGCCAAAACCCTTTGCTTAATAAAAATGGAGAGCCATGTGGGTTTTGTGGCAAAACTCCCGATCAGGTTAACAACTGTGAAGAAATTTAA
- a CDS encoding heavy-metal-associated domain-containing protein yields MKQKFQINGISCGGWVARVKKTLESHPNIDKAEILLAPKGATLITMNEALSVAEIQKQLDALNGYTITEIN; encoded by the coding sequence ATGAAACAAAAATTTCAAATAAACGGAATCAGTTGTGGTGGATGGGTTGCAAGAGTAAAGAAGACCTTGGAATCCCATCCCAACATCGATAAGGCTGAAATTTTATTGGCACCAAAAGGAGCTACACTCATTACGATGAATGAAGCACTTTCGGTTGCCGAAATACAAAAGCAACTCGATGCGCTCAATGGCTATACAATCACAGAAATTAATTAA
- a CDS encoding SHOCT domain-containing protein, translating to MHLHDGHFGGMHLIWWIIWLGIIIWIFFIPYDIPYQKTKKDSPLDILKKRYAKGEISKEEYEESKKILNEDN from the coding sequence ATGCATTTACACGACGGACATTTTGGAGGCATGCACCTTATATGGTGGATTATTTGGTTAGGTATTATTATTTGGATATTCTTTATCCCTTATGATATCCCTTACCAAAAAACAAAGAAAGACAGCCCATTGGACATTCTTAAAAAACGCTATGCAAAAGGCGAAATATCCAAGGAAGAATATGAAGAATCAAAAAAGATTTTAAACGAGGACAACTAA
- a CDS encoding DUF5676 family membrane protein, translating into MHRLNVKKLGFAFGLTGSLIYLGCMIVMITAGQEGSIVFFNSLLHGLDTTNIIRMDISSLEALFGFVQTFILGWLIGACIGAFYNAQIKKEQ; encoded by the coding sequence ATGCATCGTTTAAACGTAAAAAAACTCGGTTTTGCCTTCGGTCTTACAGGAAGCTTGATTTATTTGGGCTGTATGATTGTAATGATTACTGCGGGACAAGAAGGATCTATTGTCTTTTTTAATAGTCTCTTACACGGTCTGGACACTACCAATATTATAAGAATGGACATTTCCTCATTGGAAGCATTATTTGGCTTTGTCCAAACATTTATTTTAGGATGGCTTATAGGCGCTTGTATTGGAGCATTTTATAACGCACAAATAAAAAAGGAACAATAG